The Plectropomus leopardus isolate mb chromosome 7, YSFRI_Pleo_2.0, whole genome shotgun sequence genome window below encodes:
- the cep85 gene encoding centrosomal protein of 85 kDa isoform X2: MPSTAGAPASKPKSCVQEDSLSSEGHRSSSSSRTPSGSTSKSSSLSKSASSPNLDAQAGVGGDNVGPKPDCLSRYRSLVNGLDHSLFPSDHTRMDEGQRFDTPAVEPTLNQSALLGGLCPDVRLRLQATGIRDAPDCVSEAYRGGMEHSYKVLPEARPGVPGTAETSNQRGSQPGAAGSAGVYANPLSLQTQALLREHAGSKGYEPLRQDRCGELSSWQQQQQHKQQLESLRLQVEQMQLMSAGVGQYPSLYSTPVHSESGKWDALVKASESLLKEKELIIERQKQHMSQLEQRLRESELQVHGALLGRGASYGDMCMLRLQEAQRENAFLRAQFTERTDCVALEKAEAERRLGAVEAETRRLTDSLKETCERHAEEMKKQEERIRSRDKHINNLKKKCQKEAELKRENQQRIETLERYLADLPTLEDYQSQNKQLVEAEQQAAQLQEKVRELEVCLETTRSQLREKDAQLEDQKRRERDLLTTITDMQQRVQQGLEDGARLPSLDMEKLIGENNALREEQQRHKKVIEKQHRMMEQLGSQIQALEEQISQEESTSQALREDVLAKEQNALELHTAMKELSAQNQELMEQNLTLQEQMSDPEQRSTNQASSALQPAGARLTQRLHVEIASCLSDLRSLCSILTQRAHGQDPNLSLLLGLTSPPPVTEQDEDWMSPEVLQKKLVEAQQLRRDVEELRNVILDRYAQDMGENCITQ; encoded by the exons ATGCCATCCACGGCCGGAGCCCCGGCCTCTAAGCCCAAGTCATGTGTCCAGGAGGACTCCTTGTCCTCTGAGGGTCACAGGTCTTCCTCTAGCTCCAGAACCCCAAGTGGCTCCACCTCGaagtcttcctctctctccaaaTCGGCATCTTCGCCCAACCTGGATGCTCAGGCTGGTGTGGGAGGCGATAATGTGGGGCCAAAGCCAGACTGCCTGAGCCGCTACCGCAGCCTTGTCAATGGACTGGACCACTCGCTCTTCCCCTCGGATCACACGCGGATGGATGAGGGCCAGAGGTTTGACACTCCTGCTGTGGAGCCCACGCTAAATCAGTCAGCCCTGTTGGGGGGGTTATGCCCTGATGTCAGACTCCGATTACAGGCGACCGGGATTAGAGACGCCCCAGACTGTGTGTCTGAGGCCTACAGAGGAGGCATGGAGCACAGCTATAAGGTTTTGCCTGAAGCTAGGCCCGGGGTTCCCGGCACGGCAGAAACCTCTAATCAGAGGGGCAGTCAGCCTGGTGCGGCCGGATCTGCTGGAGTTTATGCAAACCCTCTCAGCCTGCAGACACAGGCTCTGCTGAGGGAGCATGCAGGCTCCAAAGGTTATGAGCCATTGCGGCAGGACAGATGTGGTGAACTGTCCAGCtggcagcaacaacagcagcataaGCAGCAACTGGAGAGTTTACGCCTGCAAGTGGAACAAATGCAG TTGATGAGTGCTGGAGTAGGTCAGTACCCATCTCTGTACTCGACGCCCGTTCACTCAGAGTCTGGCAAGTGGGACGCTCTGGTCAAAGCCAGTGAGAGTCTGCTGAAGGAGAAGGAGCTCATCATTGAGAG ACAAAAGCAGCACATGTCCCAGTTGGAGCAGCGTCTGAGGGAAAGCGAGCTGCAAGTTCATGGAGCCCTCCTTGGTCGAGGAGCTTCTTACGGGGATATGTGTATGCTGCGGCTACAG GAGGCTCAGAGGGAGAATGCGTTCCTAAGGGCGCAGTTTACCGAGCGCACTGACTGTGTTGCCCTGGAGAAAGCAGAGGCAGAGCGCAGACTCGGGGCCGTTGAGGCTGAGACACGGCGACTGACTGACAGCCTGAAGGAGACCTGTGAGAGACACGCAGAGGAGATGAAGAAACAGGAAGAGAGG ATCCGCAGTCGAGACAAGCACATCAACAACCTGAAGAAGAAGTGTCAGAAGGAGGCGGAGCTTAAGAGGGAGAACCAGCAGCGTATTGAGACTCTGGAGCGCTATCTAGCTGACCTGCCCACCTTGGAAGACTACCAGAGCCAAAACAAGCAG CTTGTAGAGGCTGAACAGCAGGCGGCTCAGCTACAAGAGAAGGTACGAGAACTGGAGGTCTGTCTAGAGACAACGCGCTCCCAACTACGGGAAAAAGACGCACAGCTGGAAGATCAGAAACGCAGGGAGAGAGACCTGCTGACCACCATTACCGA TATGCAGCAGCGGGTACAGCAGGGCCTTGAGGATGGAGCCAGGCTGCCCTCCCTGGATATGGAGAAGCTCATCGGAGAGAACAACGCTCTgcgagaggagcagcagagacacaaaaag GTCATTGAGAAGCAGCACCGGATGATGGAACAGCTTGGCTCCCAGATCCAG gcgTTGGAGGAGCAGATATCTCAGGAAGAGAGCACCTCTCAGGCTCTCAGAGAAGATGTTTTGGCCAAAGAGCAGAATGCTTTAGAGCTCCACACAGCCATGAAGGAG ctgtCGGCACAGAACCAGGAGCTGATGGAGCAGAATCTGACCCTACAGGAGCAAATGAGTGATCCAGAGCAGAGGAGCACGAACCAGGCCTCCTCTGCCCTGCAGCCAGCCGGGGCTCGCCTCACACAGAGGCTCCATGTAGAGATCGCTTCCTGTCTCAGTGACCTGCGCTCCCTGTGCAGCATTCTCACCCAGAGAGCTCATGGACAAGACCCCAACCTCTCGCTGCTGCTCGGTCTCACAT ctccCCCACCAGTGACAGAGCAGGACGAGGACTGGATGAGTCCAGAGGTGCTGCAGAAGAAGCTGGTTGAAGCTCAACAGCTCCGTCGAGATGTCGAGGAACTACGCAATGTAATTCTGGACCGGTATGCGCAGGACATGGGAGAAAACTGCATCACCCAATAA
- the cep85 gene encoding centrosomal protein of 85 kDa isoform X1 codes for MTTSHRYIESKPAARFADMEWQTPAVSEKFQSRFGRRPGTSDSGDTGIGTSASDSTEDFCSSSSSPPFQPIRSQIPIPTAHVMPSTAGAPASKPKSCVQEDSLSSEGHRSSSSSRTPSGSTSKSSSLSKSASSPNLDAQAGVGGDNVGPKPDCLSRYRSLVNGLDHSLFPSDHTRMDEGQRFDTPAVEPTLNQSALLGGLCPDVRLRLQATGIRDAPDCVSEAYRGGMEHSYKVLPEARPGVPGTAETSNQRGSQPGAAGSAGVYANPLSLQTQALLREHAGSKGYEPLRQDRCGELSSWQQQQQHKQQLESLRLQVEQMQLMSAGVGQYPSLYSTPVHSESGKWDALVKASESLLKEKELIIERQKQHMSQLEQRLRESELQVHGALLGRGASYGDMCMLRLQEAQRENAFLRAQFTERTDCVALEKAEAERRLGAVEAETRRLTDSLKETCERHAEEMKKQEERIRSRDKHINNLKKKCQKEAELKRENQQRIETLERYLADLPTLEDYQSQNKQLVEAEQQAAQLQEKVRELEVCLETTRSQLREKDAQLEDQKRRERDLLTTITDMQQRVQQGLEDGARLPSLDMEKLIGENNALREEQQRHKKVIEKQHRMMEQLGSQIQALEEQISQEESTSQALREDVLAKEQNALELHTAMKELSAQNQELMEQNLTLQEQMSDPEQRSTNQASSALQPAGARLTQRLHVEIASCLSDLRSLCSILTQRAHGQDPNLSLLLGLTSPPPVTEQDEDWMSPEVLQKKLVEAQQLRRDVEELRNVILDRYAQDMGENCITQ; via the exons ATGACAACCTCACACCGATATATTGAATCCAAACCAGCGG CTCGGTTTGCTGACATGGAGTGGCAGACACCAGCTGTATCAGAGAAGTTCCAAAGCCGCTTTGGCCGCCGGCCTGGAACATCGGACAGCGGGGACACTGGTATTGGCACCTCGGCATCTGACAGCACAGAAG ATTTCTGCAGTTCCAGCAGCAGCCCCCCTTTCCAGCCCATCCGCAGTCAGATCCCCATACCCACTGCACATGTCATGCCATCCACGGCCGGAGCCCCGGCCTCTAAGCCCAAGTCATGTGTCCAGGAGGACTCCTTGTCCTCTGAGGGTCACAGGTCTTCCTCTAGCTCCAGAACCCCAAGTGGCTCCACCTCGaagtcttcctctctctccaaaTCGGCATCTTCGCCCAACCTGGATGCTCAGGCTGGTGTGGGAGGCGATAATGTGGGGCCAAAGCCAGACTGCCTGAGCCGCTACCGCAGCCTTGTCAATGGACTGGACCACTCGCTCTTCCCCTCGGATCACACGCGGATGGATGAGGGCCAGAGGTTTGACACTCCTGCTGTGGAGCCCACGCTAAATCAGTCAGCCCTGTTGGGGGGGTTATGCCCTGATGTCAGACTCCGATTACAGGCGACCGGGATTAGAGACGCCCCAGACTGTGTGTCTGAGGCCTACAGAGGAGGCATGGAGCACAGCTATAAGGTTTTGCCTGAAGCTAGGCCCGGGGTTCCCGGCACGGCAGAAACCTCTAATCAGAGGGGCAGTCAGCCTGGTGCGGCCGGATCTGCTGGAGTTTATGCAAACCCTCTCAGCCTGCAGACACAGGCTCTGCTGAGGGAGCATGCAGGCTCCAAAGGTTATGAGCCATTGCGGCAGGACAGATGTGGTGAACTGTCCAGCtggcagcaacaacagcagcataaGCAGCAACTGGAGAGTTTACGCCTGCAAGTGGAACAAATGCAG TTGATGAGTGCTGGAGTAGGTCAGTACCCATCTCTGTACTCGACGCCCGTTCACTCAGAGTCTGGCAAGTGGGACGCTCTGGTCAAAGCCAGTGAGAGTCTGCTGAAGGAGAAGGAGCTCATCATTGAGAG ACAAAAGCAGCACATGTCCCAGTTGGAGCAGCGTCTGAGGGAAAGCGAGCTGCAAGTTCATGGAGCCCTCCTTGGTCGAGGAGCTTCTTACGGGGATATGTGTATGCTGCGGCTACAG GAGGCTCAGAGGGAGAATGCGTTCCTAAGGGCGCAGTTTACCGAGCGCACTGACTGTGTTGCCCTGGAGAAAGCAGAGGCAGAGCGCAGACTCGGGGCCGTTGAGGCTGAGACACGGCGACTGACTGACAGCCTGAAGGAGACCTGTGAGAGACACGCAGAGGAGATGAAGAAACAGGAAGAGAGG ATCCGCAGTCGAGACAAGCACATCAACAACCTGAAGAAGAAGTGTCAGAAGGAGGCGGAGCTTAAGAGGGAGAACCAGCAGCGTATTGAGACTCTGGAGCGCTATCTAGCTGACCTGCCCACCTTGGAAGACTACCAGAGCCAAAACAAGCAG CTTGTAGAGGCTGAACAGCAGGCGGCTCAGCTACAAGAGAAGGTACGAGAACTGGAGGTCTGTCTAGAGACAACGCGCTCCCAACTACGGGAAAAAGACGCACAGCTGGAAGATCAGAAACGCAGGGAGAGAGACCTGCTGACCACCATTACCGA TATGCAGCAGCGGGTACAGCAGGGCCTTGAGGATGGAGCCAGGCTGCCCTCCCTGGATATGGAGAAGCTCATCGGAGAGAACAACGCTCTgcgagaggagcagcagagacacaaaaag GTCATTGAGAAGCAGCACCGGATGATGGAACAGCTTGGCTCCCAGATCCAG gcgTTGGAGGAGCAGATATCTCAGGAAGAGAGCACCTCTCAGGCTCTCAGAGAAGATGTTTTGGCCAAAGAGCAGAATGCTTTAGAGCTCCACACAGCCATGAAGGAG ctgtCGGCACAGAACCAGGAGCTGATGGAGCAGAATCTGACCCTACAGGAGCAAATGAGTGATCCAGAGCAGAGGAGCACGAACCAGGCCTCCTCTGCCCTGCAGCCAGCCGGGGCTCGCCTCACACAGAGGCTCCATGTAGAGATCGCTTCCTGTCTCAGTGACCTGCGCTCCCTGTGCAGCATTCTCACCCAGAGAGCTCATGGACAAGACCCCAACCTCTCGCTGCTGCTCGGTCTCACAT ctccCCCACCAGTGACAGAGCAGGACGAGGACTGGATGAGTCCAGAGGTGCTGCAGAAGAAGCTGGTTGAAGCTCAACAGCTCCGTCGAGATGTCGAGGAACTACGCAATGTAATTCTGGACCGGTATGCGCAGGACATGGGAGAAAACTGCATCACCCAATAA